A single region of the Pontibacter kalidii genome encodes:
- a CDS encoding TolC family protein, with translation MKRTTKSLLLAMGFSLAGASGAWAQQDPTGDGVWTLQEAVEYANVNNLQVRRTKLSRGLSETDLKQARFSRLPSINGSSSYNFNYGTYVDPTTSDLRSEQSQTNNFQLSASVPLFMGFQQINSIKQNELELQAVEQEVLSAQNDITIQIVTSYLNILFANELIKIAQQTRELTKQQLERTRILFEAGSVAENSVLDLESQLAADELELINAENQREISRLALMQLLNLPASQEFQIEIPQIPEPDQDPVLLSGDQVYDVAVQTLPAIKAADLRILSAAKALDVARGAYYPRLSMFGSLNTFYSSARDFRFPVTGPLQETPIGFLDSEGTVPFVVYSPSTSFRREPYEYFDQLKDGVGKGFGFSLQVPIFNGFQVRSNVQRAKLQQQDAQINADIARNNLRQTIEQAYVDAVAAQRRYAAAKEQLRAAEKNYSNAQLRLNAGVINTVDFNIIANTFRAAQSNLSQAKYEYTFKLKVLDFYQGNDISF, from the coding sequence ATGAAGAGAACAACTAAAAGCTTGTTGCTGGCTATGGGTTTTTCGCTGGCTGGCGCCTCTGGCGCCTGGGCCCAGCAGGACCCGACCGGTGATGGCGTGTGGACGCTGCAGGAAGCGGTGGAGTATGCCAACGTCAACAACCTGCAGGTGCGGCGAACCAAACTGAGCCGGGGCCTTTCTGAAACGGACCTGAAGCAGGCCAGGTTCAGCCGGCTGCCCTCCATAAATGGAAGCTCCTCCTATAATTTCAACTATGGTACTTACGTAGACCCGACCACCTCGGACCTGCGCTCGGAACAAAGCCAGACAAACAATTTCCAGCTCAGCGCCTCTGTGCCGTTGTTCATGGGGTTTCAGCAAATAAACTCCATCAAGCAAAACGAGCTGGAGCTGCAGGCTGTGGAGCAGGAGGTGCTCTCGGCACAGAACGACATCACCATACAAATTGTCACCTCCTACCTGAACATACTTTTCGCTAACGAGCTGATCAAGATAGCGCAGCAGACACGGGAACTGACAAAACAGCAGCTCGAACGCACGAGGATTCTTTTCGAGGCTGGGAGTGTGGCGGAGAACTCCGTACTGGACCTGGAGTCGCAGTTGGCTGCCGATGAGCTGGAGCTTATAAACGCTGAGAACCAGCGGGAAATCTCCAGGCTGGCGTTGATGCAGTTGCTGAACCTGCCCGCCTCGCAGGAGTTCCAGATCGAGATACCCCAGATCCCAGAGCCGGACCAGGACCCTGTGCTGTTAAGCGGGGACCAGGTATACGATGTGGCGGTTCAGACGCTGCCGGCTATAAAGGCCGCTGATCTGCGTATCCTAAGTGCCGCAAAGGCCCTGGATGTTGCCCGGGGAGCCTATTACCCGCGCCTGTCCATGTTTGGCAGCCTGAATACTTTCTACTCCAGTGCCCGGGATTTCCGTTTTCCTGTAACAGGCCCCTTGCAGGAAACCCCTATCGGTTTCCTCGACTCTGAGGGCACGGTTCCTTTTGTGGTTTACTCGCCCTCCACTTCGTTCAGAAGGGAGCCCTATGAATACTTCGATCAGCTCAAGGATGGGGTAGGCAAGGGCTTTGGCTTTTCGCTGCAGGTTCCCATCTTCAATGGTTTTCAGGTTCGCAGCAATGTACAACGCGCCAAGCTACAGCAACAGGATGCGCAGATAAACGCGGACATTGCCCGCAACAACCTGCGCCAGACCATCGAGCAGGCCTATGTGGATGCCGTAGCTGCGCAGCGCAGGTATGCAGCTGCCAAAGAACAACTGCGGGCAGCTGAAAAGAACTACAGCAACGCACAATTACGGTTAAATGCAGGTGTGATCAACACGGTGGACTTTAACATCATTGCCAACACGTTCCGTGCTGCGCAATCTAACCTGTCGCAGGCCAAGTATGAATACACGTTTAAACTTAAGGTCCTGGATTTCTACCAGGGCAATGACATCTCTTTCTAA
- a CDS encoding efflux RND transporter periplasmic adaptor subunit: protein MAKKKSKLIPILVGVLVLLVVFIVVAKKSGWIGEEEGIEVVLAEAKPTDIVEKVSASGKVQPETEVKISPDVSGEIIELNVEEGDSVVKGQLLLRIRPDNYQSMVDAQQASVNTQRANLAQARARLSQSQANFAQVEQNYKRNQPLFEQKVISQSEWQQIEANYLAAKAEVESARQSVRASEYNVQNAQASLKDARENLNKTTIYAPVSGTVSKLNVEQGERVVGTSQMAGTEIMRIANLNNMEVRVNVNENDIIRVALNDSVEVEVDSYASRDEKFRGVVTAIANTAKDATTLEAVTEFEVRIRLLNDSYDHLRGTSARPFRPGMTASVDIITERKSNVLSVPLSAVTTRSANAGGAEKPQEAEEEEDGPQNQEQNQQQQAPAQVDEVVFVYDEASNTVKSTKVKTGISDFENIEILGGVKPGQRVVAGPFRAVSKTLENGAKVAVKDEKSLNKQAIAADTKDN from the coding sequence ATGGCTAAGAAAAAATCAAAGCTGATCCCCATCCTGGTCGGTGTACTGGTACTGCTGGTGGTATTTATTGTTGTAGCAAAAAAATCGGGCTGGATAGGCGAAGAAGAAGGCATTGAAGTGGTGTTGGCGGAGGCTAAACCTACTGATATCGTTGAAAAAGTGAGCGCATCAGGTAAGGTGCAGCCGGAAACAGAAGTAAAGATAAGCCCCGACGTTTCCGGAGAGATCATCGAACTGAATGTGGAGGAGGGTGACTCTGTTGTGAAAGGCCAGTTGTTACTCCGCATCCGCCCCGACAACTACCAGTCCATGGTGGACGCACAGCAGGCCTCGGTGAACACGCAGCGTGCTAACCTGGCGCAGGCCAGGGCCAGGCTGTCTCAGTCGCAGGCGAACTTTGCGCAGGTGGAGCAGAATTACAAGCGCAACCAGCCGCTGTTCGAGCAAAAAGTAATTTCGCAGTCGGAGTGGCAGCAGATAGAGGCCAATTACCTGGCCGCTAAGGCAGAGGTGGAGTCGGCGCGCCAGAGCGTGAGGGCCTCCGAGTACAATGTGCAGAACGCCCAGGCCTCCTTGAAGGATGCCCGCGAGAATCTGAACAAAACCACGATCTATGCCCCGGTGAGCGGAACTGTTTCCAAGCTCAACGTAGAGCAGGGCGAGCGCGTGGTGGGTACTTCGCAGATGGCCGGCACCGAGATCATGCGCATTGCCAACCTCAACAACATGGAGGTGCGTGTGAACGTGAACGAGAACGACATCATCCGCGTGGCCCTGAACGACTCTGTGGAGGTGGAAGTAGACTCCTATGCCAGCCGCGACGAGAAATTCAGAGGCGTAGTGACGGCCATTGCCAACACGGCCAAGGATGCCACCACCCTGGAAGCAGTGACCGAGTTTGAGGTACGCATCCGCCTGTTAAATGACTCCTACGACCACCTGCGTGGCACTTCGGCCCGGCCGTTTCGCCCCGGCATGACAGCCTCCGTGGACATTATCACGGAGCGGAAGTCTAATGTTTTATCTGTACCTTTGTCGGCTGTTACAACCCGTTCCGCCAACGCCGGAGGCGCTGAAAAGCCGCAGGAAGCGGAAGAAGAGGAGGATGGCCCGCAAAACCAGGAACAGAACCAACAGCAGCAGGCTCCGGCACAGGTAGATGAGGTTGTTTTTGTATACGATGAAGCCTCCAACACCGTAAAATCGACCAAGGTGAAAACCGGCATCAGCGATTTTGAAAACATTGAGATACTAGGCGGCGTTAAGCCAGGACAGAGAGTGGTGGCGGGACCGTTCAGAGCCGTTTCGAAGACACTGGAGAATGGTGCCAAGGTAGCGGTGAAGGATGAGAAATCGCTCAACAAGCAGGCCATAGCCGCAGATACAAAAGATAACTAA
- the sdaAB gene encoding L-serine ammonia-lyase, iron-sulfur-dependent subunit beta, with translation MAEKSSVFDMIGPVMIGPSSSHTAGVVRIARAAIRILGTAPEEAVITFYNSFARTYEGHGSDRAIVAGLLDFKTDDKRIKEAFDHARERGLKYSFRSVGNASTMHPNTIKLNLKAGEREVEVIGQSRGGGVIQIVEVDGFTASFSANLHTLIIDAEDKKGSIAFIASILAHDDCNIATMSVSRKGKHERARQFIEMDSGIKPITLEYLKQLSWVQHVVYIPNIDL, from the coding sequence ATGGCTGAGAAAAGTAGTGTTTTTGACATGATCGGGCCAGTGATGATAGGGCCATCCAGTTCGCATACGGCTGGGGTGGTACGTATTGCCAGAGCTGCCATCCGTATCCTGGGCACCGCCCCGGAGGAGGCAGTCATCACCTTTTACAACTCCTTTGCCCGCACCTATGAGGGCCACGGAAGCGACCGCGCCATCGTAGCCGGCCTGCTGGACTTTAAAACGGACGACAAGCGCATTAAAGAAGCGTTTGACCATGCCAGGGAGCGCGGGCTGAAGTATAGCTTCCGCTCTGTTGGGAATGCCTCTACCATGCACCCGAACACCATTAAGCTCAACCTGAAGGCCGGGGAGCGTGAGGTGGAGGTGATCGGGCAAAGCCGCGGGGGAGGCGTAATTCAGATTGTGGAGGTAGACGGCTTTACCGCCAGCTTCTCTGCTAACCTCCACACTTTGATTATTGACGCCGAAGACAAAAAGGGGAGCATTGCCTTCATCGCCTCCATTTTGGCGCATGACGACTGCAACATTGCCACCATGAGCGTGAGCCGAAAGGGAAAACATGAGCGGGCACGCCAGTTCATAGAGATGGACTCCGGCATAAAACCGATTACCTTGGAGTACCTCAAACAGCTCAGCTGGGTACAGCACGTTGTCTATATTCCGAATATTGACCTATAA